DNA from Globicephala melas chromosome 11, mGloMel1.2, whole genome shotgun sequence:
gagggaggaaagaaaactttTCAGAAACGTATCTTCCGCTGAGGACAGGGCACATAATGTTGGAAAACTTAATTCAACTTTTGCCTCCAAGGGGGTTGGCCTGTCTTTTTGTCTATTGCGGTAAAACTGGGAGAGGAAACCCAGCCCCAGAAGCTTCTCAGAGTTTCAAACTGAAGGCCACAGGACGACTCTGGAATCCcggtttggggtctcctttggtTTACACGGGGCCGCAGAGCACAGTCCCCGCGAGGCCAGGCTCTCTGTGCCCGGGTGTCTGTTACTCCCAGAGGCTGGGCGGGGCTCTAACagcccctggccccaggccccGCGCCGGGTCCCTGCCCGCAGGGCTCCAGCCGGTGCTGCCgaggcccagcccctgcccccgaAACACCACGGTCTCCCTCGCTTCTGGTTTCGAGCCCCCCTGCCTTATTTCCCAACCGACTAGCCGGCTCCGAGGAGCAGGCTCTGCACACCAGGGGGGTGACAGAAAACAATCCCACGGCCAGAGAAGGGCCGAGAACAAACGCGCGCATCTCTGCGGGTCGCGCCTCGAGGGAAGCGGGACCCCCGGAGCAGGGCCTGCCCTTGGGTGAGAGCCCGGCTGCGGCCCCTTTGCCGCGGGGGGAGCCTTTGGGAGAGCCGGGCCGGGCCGCAGCCTCTCCCCGGGCCTGAGCCAGGCCTCCGGGAGCCgacttttgcttttgctttctcgGCGCCTCCGGCCCGGGGGCGCAGTTGGCTGGGCTTCCGGCTCGCTGGGCCCCGCGCTTCTCCCGGCCCGGGCCTCTCTCGGGGCTGGGTTGGGCTGGGCCCTTTTCCCCGAGGCCTTTCTAGTCCCGCGTGCGCGGCGGGGACCGCCCGCCCACGCGGGTGCAGGGCCGGGTTGTTCTGCGCCCGCGAAGACCTTACCCGGCGGCCCGCGGCGCCTCGCCCGGCCGCATCCAGCGCTCGCTGGGCCACCAGGCGGCCCCGCGATCAGCGCCCGGCAACACCGACTGTGGCCAAACGCGCGCCCCGACGTGAGCCGTCGCTGCCGCGCAGGTGCGCTTACCCCCGCGTTAAAGCACCTCGCGGTGGCGCTTCCCGCATCTCTAGCCGGCGGGCCCGGCGCTTTGATGGGACCGAAGGACCTAAGAGCCCAGCTCCTTCTTGAAAGGTTCTCAGGAGGCAGAGAGGCCGAGGGGCCTCCCCGAGCACGCGGGCCTGGGCCGCGCGGGCGTCGTGCTGGGAGCGCGCGCTCGGGGCACCTCCTCGGCCTCCCCGCTCCTCGAGGGGCCCTGGGCTCTCGGTCGGCCGCGGCCCGGCCAGGGAGACGCCAGCTAGCCCCGTGGGGAAGAGCGTTCGAGGGGGCGGGAGCCAGAGcgcggctgggggctggggagaagcAGAGCGTCCCGGCCGGGCCATGGCCTCCTCGGGGCTCCCAGACTCGGTCCGTTGGGCGCGCGAGCTCCCGGGGGGCCGGCGAGGCAGTGTCGCTTCTCCTCTAGACAGAGTCGTGCTCCCGCGTCCCCGCGCTTCTGGGACCGTGCGTGCGCCCAGTGTGTGGCGTTGGGCGAGGGCGGCCTCACAGAACGGTCAGAAGGCTCTTTCTGCGCGATTCTGAACGTTGAGGGAAGTGTTTCACGGCAGCCGCGGAAGTTTCACGGACCCGCCTCGGAGTCCCGGTTGCGGCTGAGCAGGGCGGCGAGAGCGCGGAGCGGGGAGCCGGGAGGGGAGCGGATGGGCGGGAGAGCGCAGAGCGCGCCGCCAGGGCTCAGAGGTGATTGACAGCCCGTCCCAGGgggattaaaaaacaataagagGGGAGGGTCGTCTGTGTTGCTTACTTGTTGAAATTCCCATAAAACTGAACAAGACTCCGCTCTCAGTGGGTTAAGTCAGGCTAAAATCCTCTCCGGTGTGGTCCTGCCCAGACTGTCTTTGTTTAGTTAACCTCTGAGACCCGCATTTAAAAGGCCTATTTGGGAAATTTCACCGTCCAGGGAACCAACATCTTTCGCCCATTTCTGGACTTCCTTTCTCCCTGACGCTCTGCCCCACACCGATACACGAACATGTAATGTAGGTGTCGTCGTCCTGCGAACCCTCTTCTAATCGGGGCGGGTGAGTGTCAGCTAGAGCCCCCGCTTGCCGGGCAGACCAGCCTGCCTACGAGGGGTTAATGTAAGGGTTTATCTCCACTGTCCCCATAAACCTGGCTAAATATTCAaattccctcctccacccccatctgTCCCCTCCCACCTTTCACCGCCTTGGGCGAGTCAATAAATTTTCATAATCGGCAACCAACACAATTTACACCATCAACACGACAAGGGGCGCCCAACGGGCAGGCGTTTCTCAGGGGAGCCTCGCTGCGGGCCCCAGGTCCTGCTGGCCTAGGCCGGACCCATGTGTCATCAACTTGGGTCCACCGTGGGGGGAGGCAGGAGACTCCTCCACCGCTTGGCGCCTCTCCTCCCTGGCAACACTTCCCTTTTGTGCAGGGTCCTGGAACCCCTCTGCTTTCCTGgcgtccctccctcctttcccctcctctcaaCCCTCGCCCAGCGGAGCCCCTCCCCACGCACACGGCAGGTACCGAGCATCTCCCTTCTGGACATGTACTTTTGGGTGAAAACACAGCAAAACCAATTTGAAAAAACGGCACAAGAAAGCAGCCACAGTGCCTTGGCCAAGGCCTCCTAAGGCCACAGGCTTCCCCCTAAGCTAAGTCAGGCCTGAGATTGGAGCCCTGCAGTCCGTGAGGACACTCGGAGAGCCCGAGGACGCAGGCACTTCACTCCATCCTCCTCGGGGTGAAAATTCTGGAGGCCCGGCAGGGGCCAAGCCTGTCGGGAAGGCCCAGTGACCCCGACCCCACCCCCCATAGGGTACCAGCTTCCCCTGGGCCTCGGCCACTCAGAGCGGGGAGGCCTAGAGGCGACGGGCCGGCGGGCCAGGCCCCCGTGTTACCTGGGAGGTCCTCGCGGGCGTTCTGGTGCAGGTAGCTCTGCTCCAGCGAGTAGGTGGACATGCTGGTGTGCAGGCCGGCCGGGGCCGCGGGGGTGCCGCCCGGCGTCAGGGCGGGCGGCTGCTTGAGGTAAGGCGAGGCGCCGGGCGAGCTCCAGTGCGCCGCGGGGCTGGTGTAGGGCGAGTGGCACTCGATGGCGCTCGCCACGGCCGGGGACGAGGGCACGGGGCTGCTGCTGCTGTCCGGGCCGTagtccccgccgccgccgccgccgccgccgcccccggccGCGCCGACGCCCCCCGGCCCGGCGGGCACCGGGCAGCTGGCCATGTAGGTGGAGCCCGGGTTGGGCGACATGTGCGggacgtggtggtggtggtggtgatgcggGTGCGCGTGGCCCGGGGCGCCGGCGCCCGCGTCGTAGCCCGCGGGCATCATGTCGAGGCCGCCGTAGCCGCCCTGCCCGTGGCAGCCGAGCGGCGCCGATGGGGGCGCCTGGAAGTCGAAGCCCTGCGGCAGCAGCGAGGCCCCGAAGCCCAGGCCGCTCACCACGCGGTGGTACATGGGCTTGAGCGCCTGGCACTTCCGCCTGAAGCCGCGCGGCCGGCGGCGGAACGAGCCCTCCTCGAACATGAACTCGCTGGCCGGGTCGATGGTCCAGTAGTGGCCCTTGCCCGGCCGCCCGAGGCCCTTGGGCAGCTTGATGAAGCACTCATTGAGCGAGAGGTTGTGGCGCACGGAGTTCTTCCAGCCCTGGTAGGCGCCGCGGAAGAAGGGGAAGCGCGCCTGCAGGAACTGGTAGATCTCGCTGAGCGTCAGGCGCTTGGCGGGCGAGCTCTGGATGGCCATGACGATGAGCGCGATGTACGAGTAGGGCGGCTTCTCGGGCCGCCGCAGCCCCGAGCTCGCCTTCTTGGCGCCCGCGCCGCTGCCGCccgcgcccccgccgccgcccgcgctCTTGCAGGCGTTCGGGGCCGCGCCGGCCGCGCCGGAGGAGGAGGCGGACGACGACGAAGACGAGGCGGCCTCcagggcggcggcggccgcggcggcggcgggcggcgggctcATCAGGGCGGCCTGGAGCGCGCCGGGGCCCGGGCTGCGGGCGCGGCGGAGCGGGGCCGGCGGCGGCCCGCCCTCGGAGGTCATCGGGGGCCCGGGAGCGGGGCCCGGCGGCGGGGGCGCGCCCGGGGCCGGGCGCGAAGGCGCGGGAGCGCGGTCGACCCAGAGGCCCGGTGGGCGCCCTAGCCCGCCGCCCGGGCTGCAGCCGCGGCCGCTCCGAGCCAGCGCTCCGCCGTCGCCTCCCTCAGCTCCGCCGGGGCTTCTGGCGGCGGCCGCGGGCCGGAGGCGACGCCCCGCGCATCCCTCCCCGGGCCTCGGGCCCGGCCTGCGCGGCGGCCTCCGGGCCGCGGAGCCGGAGCGGCCGGGCGCCGGGCGGCTGCGCGAGCGAGCGGGGACCGCGGCCGGGACCCCGGGGACGAGCCCGACGTCTCCCCTCAGGAGCGCGGCTCGCTCTGTCTCTCGGACTTCCTCCCTCCCGCGCCCTCCCCCGccgccctcctccccccccccccgccctgccccctcctccgccgccgccccGGGGAGGGCGCGCTGGGCCGGCGCTCACTCCTCCCCCCCGGCCGGCCGCCCGCTCCCTCGCTTATCTCTCTCCTCGCTCTCCGGGGTCCCCCTCGTCCTTTTAATTCCTCTCTCGGATGCTCTCcgtctcccccacccaccccctttcaAACCGCGGGATCGCAGGCCGACTCACATTGTGCGGGAAGACGCCCACCACGCCCCGCAAAACTCGGCCCCCTAGACTTTAGGAAATCGTCCTTCTCTTAGTCCCGGAcagcacccctgccccccatcccaaAGCCAGCCGGCCCTGGCGGAGCGGAcccaccccttctcctccccccttccccctcctcctctcctcccctcccctcccctcccctcccctcccccttcccctcctcccccctcctcccccctcctcccccctccttctcctccccctcctcctcccggcCGGTCCTGGGCCGGCCGAGTGGTGCTGCCGCGGGTGCCGCCGCCAGACCTCCTTAGCCGCTGCCCCTGCGCCCGCACTGACACCGTCTGTCAGCTCATTTAGACATTGCCGCCTCCGCCACACGCCGGGGTGCCCGCGACGCCCAAAGGTAACGTGCCAACCCTCTCTCCTGTGACGGGCCTGCGGGCTCCCACCGCTGTTAGCAGAGGGCAGAGGCCAGGCTCCTTAAAGACTCTCCTTTTTAGAGACCCTGGAAACGTGGTCGAATGGGACTCCTGTTTGCATTTGTTTCCACTTCCTTTCCGTTTGCCATTTGATGTTTTGTACGAAATGCAGAAAGAAGGCCGCGCTGAGTGACAGGAGTGAGATAGCTGTATTTGTACTCAGTCCTGAAGGGGTGTGCAGCTGTCACGGGGTTTACACCCCCAGGCCCCGTGCCGCCCGCCCAAGCGTGCCTGCTATCTCGAGGCTGGCTTCCGTGGGACGACACCCCACCCAGTGTGCCTGGGTCCTCTCCATCTAAGTAAGAGTCAGGCTGGGAGAGAGGATGTGCCCTCGGAGGAATCACTCCCGGTGAGACCGGACAGTTAGTTATTGGATTACACGTGCAAGGAAACGTCGTCTGACCAGGGACGGGGCTGGAAGTGGGAGGAGAACAGGAGGCCTGGGAGCCTCCGGGGCCGCACGGGGCTGATGGGGGAGGCCCCCAGGGGAGGTGCTGCGGACCGCGGACCACAGGGGCGGCGGGGCCGGGCGCTCCTCTGCGACTGCTCAGAAAGGACCGGGGTGCAAGCGCGCGCGCTGGGCAGGCTGGGGAgtcggggcgggggcggggagaaagggagagggcgCCAGGTCTGGAGAGGGGGGCAGCCGGAGCCCCCGGGTGGAACAGGCCCGGGGCAGGCCCTGGGGCTGCACCCGCTCTGCGTGCCCAGGAGTGCTGGGGTTGCTTCTGGCCGGGTGTGCCggtggggcaggagagggaggggtgcgAGGGGTGcgagggggaggctgggggctgggttgGGCTGGCCCCAGACAGTGACCTGAAGTTGAGTGGAAGCAGGCTTTTTCCATCAAACCCTGCCTGGATACCACACACAGATACCGAGTGTCAGTTTACTGCCCTGAGCCCGGCTCCTTTTCCCTAAGCTCCACAGTAATTAGacaaagaaaacctaaattaGCTGAACAGGCGTCGACAGCTTCCTCCAGAGCACCCCTGGTACCTACATGGGAATGTGTCCCAAAATGGCTTGATTGTAGCTGCGAGTCAGCTAAGAAAACACGGCCCAAATGAACTCAGTTTACTGCTCATTTCCAATAGAAAAAAGAACCAAGCCGCCCTTTTCCGGATGGGATGTTTTGGTTGAGTTGGGGAAGGGGGTTTGCAGTTGTTTCCACTTCTAAGAATTCCTTTCTGAGTGACTGgggagcttttctttttctttttgatagggCCCCATTAATTtcatggtatttttttctcttacccCTTTTGTCATTTTACAGGGAATAACTTAATTATAAGTGAAGTGGAAGTATTCAATAAAGAGAGTGTGTTCACTAAATCAATGCTTTAAATGTCTGAAAACTAATGAAATGCAATAGAAACTGGAGTGAGGAGAACAATATCTGAAAGGAGCTCCCCTGACacagacttgtgtgtgtgtgtgtgtgtgtgtgtgtgcgtgcaagCAGTGGGAAGAGAACTGGTCCAGCTGAGAAGCAGAGGGACCAGGAAGGCAATCATCTcatttggagatgggggtggtgggCACTGGATCTGGGGAAAACCCAGCAAGTGGACATACCGCTGGCACTGGACCCGCTCTGATTTTCTGCACCTGGGAATTCTAGGGCCTGGATCTCAGGCCCTAAAAGGTTTTAAGACCCAGAGCGTGAAGAGTAAAAAGCACTGACCCTAAAATCCAGGCAGGGCTGGTAATAACCTTACACACCAGTAACTCCCAGTCTGTTTGAGAATATGATGGAAGCTATGGAGCCatcctccagaaaaaaaaaattctcaatttgCCTGGGATTTTAGGGGGTCCACAGATACTCGTTAAAACCCAAAAACTGTATACATTTTTAGTTTCTACCAGTTTATCTGATTCAGTGATCAAGGGTTTTAAAAATCTCCCTTCCCATCCAAGTGACAGTGGTATCCATTTTACCTAAACCCTCTGAACTTGCAAGAAATGCCCACTTATAGTTTGGGCAGCCTTCCAGAAGGCCAGGCAGGTCCTGGACAGGCAGCAGGCTTTGGAGAGCAGGTCTGCAGACCTGGAGCCCCTCTCCACAGGGGTCTTAGTGCTGCCCTGTACTCCAGGACTGTCCGGAGGTCGGTGCCCTTCTTAGTTATCTGAGCAGGAAGGGGCCCTTCTTCAGACCACTTTCTCGGAGACCCCCCTTCTGCCTGTGGAAACCGTTCCCCGGCAGAGACCCCTCAAGTCTAGAAATTTGTTCTTGTAGATTTCACAGGCATAAGCCTTTACATTCATATCATGGGACCGCCACGTGGTCTCGGTACCTTCCCCTCTAGggataaggaaactggggctcagaaaggTCAGACGGTTTGCCAACGCTCGCACGTGGGCAAGTGACAGAGCCGGCCTGCAGCTCAGGGCTGGGTTCTCCATCCGCTGCTGCTTCCACTATGGGGCAGCAAAACAAAGTCTCAGAAGTTTGTCTTAATTACTGATTTATACAGATCTCCTGGGTGGAATACACATGATAACCGATTATGTCAAACTCTCTGTCCCTGGCAGGAATACCTGAATTTCTGCGTGGGAGACggttgagaaggaaaaaacctgtgCTTGTCTGTGAAATAGTTTTGCTCGGGAGGCTGCCCTGTCTCGGAGTTCTTCCTGATTGACTTTCACtgtcttaaaaacaacaaaagtctTGACTTCTTTCTTATGGGAAGGAAAGGTATGGTTCCTTAAAATGACTGCAGATCTGGCCAGGCGCTCCTCAGTTAACCAGAAATACTGGGGGGTGCCCCTGTATTTCTCAGAAATACCCTGAGCTGACCCCTCGGGTAGACCGTCTCCATCTGGGCCGCGGATTCCTTTCTGCTGCAAACCCCAAGGTCCCGCCCCTGCTCCAGCGCAGGGGAATGTAAACTTCAGGAATCCTGGGTTTCTCAGATTTTGTCCTGTAATCGGCATTTTATTCTAGGAAATCTCTTCATTATTGCGGTTTACGTTTTATGTTCTTAGAGTGCTTCCCCTGCCGCGTGGGTTTTACACGAAATGGCTTAGACTAAACCAGCTACCCACCGGAGAGACCCACCCTGTTGGCGGGCACCTCTGGCCCCGCGGCCgcccttccttccccagcccagCAGAACTCCGACGCAAAGCGTCCACCCTGTCCAGTCTGTGCTTTGGTACAAAGTTAACGTGTGTGTCGAGAGGCCTTTCCAGACAGCGGTGGGCACTGCATGCTGAGGCCTAGGGGGTGAGCCTGTGTGGGGAAGCGCCCCAGAGGCCAAGCTAGAGATGCTTATTTATAACAGAAAATGCGTCCGCGGACGCGAGGCCAGGAGGAGGCGCCAGGGCGGGCTTGGAGAGGGCACCTGGGCCACAGCGGTAACGGCGGGAATTTTACACCCTTGTGGACGTCTGCCTTCCTCGGTCCAGAGGCCCCAGACCTCCGGGTTTGAAAGCAGCCACCCAATTCCAAATGTTTATTTGGATAGATTCTTCCGCTCTCCAACGCCTGTGTTCCGGGCAGGGCTCTTTTTATAGCCACCTTCCTGAGAGATCCGCGGATGGGCCCCAGATCCCCTGCGCCTGGCGGTGGGCAGACTTGATCACCCTCTTGGCGGGATCGGCGGTGGAGAGGTGAAAAGGGGTCCAGCCTGCCAGAGCCCCTTCCCAGGAGGCCGCACCTCTTCCCACCTCTGCACTGCCCGGGATTCAAGGCCCAGCTTCCTACCGCGTTTTTGGGGGTGGTCCCGGGAGCCAGCCTGTCTGCCCGGTTCGGCTCTGCAGTGGACCGGCCTTGGGCCTCGCGGACAGCCTTCTGCGTTTATGTGGGGAAGGCCGGGGCTTGCGAGGAGGGTTTCCATGGCCGGGACGGCCACTCCTAACAGGCAGCTAACAGGGGCGAAGGAAAATTAGGGAAGCCTGTCCCACCCATTCCCAgtcttgggaggaaaaaaagcGGAACAAGTGTGGGAGGGGTGCCCCTCCGCAGGACCACCGTGAGGCGGCTTGGGTTGCTGGAAGGGAACCCCCGCTGATGACACAGAACCCGTGGAGCCAGGCTGTCTTAGGAGTGAGCCGGAAGGCACCCTGAGCTCGAAGTCCCTTCCCCGGCGCCCACCCTGCCGGGCCCCTGCTCTGCAGCCCCCCCTTGGGAGGCCCCGTGCCCCGCTTCTGCTTCCCAAGCTCGGGAAGAAGGTGGGTGGCACGCTGGGCAGGCCCGGCTGGCgggagcagaaggaaggagggtgCCTGCCCAGGGCTGCGGAGGCATCGACCAAACGCTCGCGCTCGGAGGTCGCAAGGCCGCGCCTCGGACGCTCCCCGCCACGACGGAGAGGCCAGACCGGCCGGCTGCGGGTCCGCGGGCCTGGAGGCGCCCTGGGGGTCCCAAACCAGACGAGTGGGGCTTTCTTCTCGCGTCTGGCTcgcctcctcccctcctgccctaccccctccaataaataaatattccccGGGGCAGCGAACCCCGCGGGGCCCGAGCCGCGGTGGATGAACTTCCTGGAGCATCAAAACTCCCCTCCTGTCTCCCCGCTGCGCTCAGGATATGGGGCGCGCTCGCTTCTCTTCAGAAAAGGAAACGTAGCTCTTCCAAAAATATAAATCAGCTCTGACGtccaaatatttcttttgtccTCCAGCATCCTCTGCAGGGATAAATAAAACGTGCTCGGCGCCCAGAGCCCGACTCGGGACCTCGGGGCGCCCAGACGCCGCCTTGGAGGAGCTGCCTTTCGGGAGCCTTCCCTCCAACCCATCCCCcattcccccctgccccccccccccccgccccgtgccTGGTGGTCGGTCCTTTGCGGAGGCGGCCTGACCCTCTGTCGCCCGGGAAGCCcgcgggagggggagggag
Protein-coding regions in this window:
- the FOXF2 gene encoding forkhead box protein F2, with the protein product MTSEGGPPPAPLRRARSPGPGALQAALMSPPPAAAAAAAALEAASSSSSSASSSGAAGAAPNACKSAGGGGGAGGSGAGAKKASSGLRRPEKPPYSYIALIVMAIQSSPAKRLTLSEIYQFLQARFPFFRGAYQGWKNSVRHNLSLNECFIKLPKGLGRPGKGHYWTIDPASEFMFEEGSFRRRPRGFRRKCQALKPMYHRVVSGLGFGASLLPQGFDFQAPPSAPLGCHGQGGYGGLDMMPAGYDAGAGAPGHAHPHHHHHHHVPHMSPNPGSTYMASCPVPAGPGGVGAAGGGGGGGGGGDYGPDSSSSPVPSSPAVASAIECHSPYTSPAAHWSSPGASPYLKQPPALTPGGTPAAPAGLHTSMSTYSLEQSYLHQNAREDLPVGLPRYQHHSTPVCDRKDFVLSFNSVSSFHPSASGPYYHHHHHQSVCQDIKPCVM